In Setaria italica strain Yugu1 chromosome I, Setaria_italica_v2.0, whole genome shotgun sequence, the genomic window CTGCAGCAAAACCAACTTAAGAAAAGGCCACAATCTTAGTTAGAAATTCGTAGTCATTCACACCCTGTCTTTTATCACTGCTACCAGAAAAAGGTTGGATGTATTAACACATAGGGTAAACATCAACAAAAGAGGTTGCAACTAATTTGTCTACAGCAAAAATAACCCGAGAAAAATTCCAGCATCCTAGTTGGCAGATGTTACAGCCAGTTCATGCAGCACCATTATCGCTGCCTTCATCAAAAGATGCTGGTCTGATTAACACTCCAAGAGATTATAAATTGGCACCCGCCCACACTAGTTCCTATCAAACATCATCACCTCCTACAAACACTTGCATCAGCATGTCGACCCAGCAAGGTTTCTGTCCCTTCGACCTGAAAACCCATAGAAAGGACCTACCATCCCTCCTTGCAGCTGCTCGACCATTCCTCCGTGATGAGCTAGAGAAAATTGACCCAGAGCTCCCATCCTTTCTGTCCATCCTACGCTCAGCTGGTGCCGGTGAGCGTCACCACAAGAATGGAGCATTCCTAGCTCATCTGCTCAATTTCCATCGCATTATACAGTTGTGGGGTGCGCCTCTTGACATCACTCGATGTGGCCTTTTCCACTCATCGTATGCCAACTCATATGTCAACCTCTCCATCTTTGAATCAAACACAACTCGCGAGCATGTGCAGCAGCTCATTGGTGCACCAGTTGAGCGCTTAGTTTTCTTATTCTGCGCTGTCCCACGCCATAAACTCATTCATGAAGAACTCCATTTCCGATACACCGATGCAGAGCTGACAGATCACCTAGCTGCCTCTGATCTGTCCATCAAGACCGCAAGGGAGACTGGAACGTTTGACACATCTGAGGCATGGCGCAAGAAGCTCTGCTCCCTACTTCCACCAAAAGGCATCGAAGCGAGTCACTTCAAAACTGGTGAGACCATATCACTTTCGCGCAGGATCATAGCACTCTTTATCTTGATGACTATCGCCGACATCTGCGACCAGTACATTGACTACCAAGACAAGCTCTATGCTAACGAGAATGGTCGGCTGGAGTTCCGCGGTGACAACTGGGGTGCTTTATGGCCAGGAACTTGCAAGCCTGGTCTATGGATGAATGCAGCATCAAGGCTAGCAGTTCTGTACAACCTCATCCTTAGAGAGGAAGAGCTTTACATGCAAGAGCGGAACAAAATGGGAGAGACTATCCGCCTTGACcgagatgaagaaatcaagctaGTCATCCCACCAGTTTTCAACTACTGCACCAAGGTGCTGGATCCCAATGAACAAATAGCTGCAAGGGACCTTTATTGGGAAGCCATATGCAGTGATGACAGAAAGGATAGGGACTGGGAGAAAGTGGAGAAGGTCCTCTTGGAGAGTATCAAGAAGAACCCATTTGTGGGAGAACCTCACCTGGCTCTTACACAAGTGTATCTCAATATGGAGAGGTatgaagaggcaaagaaagagGCAGAGGAGGGACTCAAGTTGTTGCTGGAATGGGGCATAAGCTGGGACAAAAGGATGACTTGGGAAGTCTGGGTGTCTTGGGGCAGGGTGATGCTGGACAAAGCCAAAGAGAATGAGTGGCCTCACAGTGCAGCAGGCATCACCAACCTGGGGCTTGTGAAATGAGCAGCTGGCATGTAATGATATTGGGTGCCGTGTCTTATCTTGAATTTGGAAGCCTATCTCTTGTTGTTCATGAAGAACCACCTGGTTCCTCGTAGGTTTAGTCTACAGTTTCTTTTAATCTTGAATAATGTAAGACACCATGTAGCCCATCTTATCTAATAAATAAGGAGAAGCATGAGTCGGTACTCCTTTTTGGAAAGCCCTTAACTGGCAtctatttattattttattatacCTGGTAGGCTGTTACTTATCTTGAAACACGTTATCTCACACTAATGCAGAGGAAATGGCTTCATTGCAACGAAATAGAATGTACCATTGTCTCAGGTTTTCCATGCAATGTTATGGTACCCTATGGGTCAGAATTCAAAAAGGTCATGTTACAACAAAATGGTGGGGAGTAGTGAACTCAATCAGCATATTCAAAGATTTCATTGTTATGTCTTGTTTGAAAACTTGGAGTAATAGTATCCGAGAAGGCGAGACAGAAGAGAATGTAATGTTGTGCCTTGAAGATGTGCGACAACTCATACAATTTAAAGAATCGCAGGGCACCTATAACCTGAGACAAAAAATAGTTTCAGATGCCATTGGCTCTGAAAAATAGTTAAACAAAACCTCGTAACATATGCAGAACTTATACTGTATGAAAGTAGAAGTTTGAAAGGAAGGGTGTTGGCCGAAAATACGTAAAGGAACTAAGTAGTTTTGTTACAGATGAACTGAGAGGAAAACTCCGAGACGGATGGGAAGGAGTAGCAAATGGATGAAGGCAGCCCATTTCCCATGTTTGCGCTGCGGCAAGCTCCCTCAAGCAAACGTGGAACTCCTACACACGGGCAATGCTAAATGGTCTGGTGAAGTTGCCAGTTATCGGGAATCCGCGCAAAAATTTAGTCACTGACTCGTGGATTTCGATTGAGAATCTCAAATGAAGTAAATAATGCGGAGGTGAGAAGTGTTGGATGAGATAGAGTGAGGGAATCACCTGCTCCTGTTGGTACGCGTCGTCGAGCGGCTCCGCATCTtgtgcggcggccggggccggcgtCTCGGTGGCGGCGCGCTCGTGGGAGCCATGGATGTGGCTGCGGCGCTGGGCTTGTGGGGAGGGGAGACCGCGGGAGTAGCTGGGCCTGGGACAAGCGCATGTCCTGAGAGGTCAAGGAAGGACCGGGCCAC contains:
- the LOC101783011 gene encoding uncharacterized protein LOC101783011 produces the protein MLQPVHAAPLSLPSSKDAGLINTPRDYKLAPAHTSSYQTSSPPTNTCISMSTQQGFCPFDLKTHRKDLPSLLAAARPFLRDELEKIDPELPSFLSILRSAGAGERHHKNGAFLAHLLNFHRIIQLWGAPLDITRCGLFHSSYANSYVNLSIFESNTTREHVQQLIGAPVERLVFLFCAVPRHKLIHEELHFRYTDAELTDHLAASDLSIKTARETGTFDTSEAWRKKLCSLLPPKGIEASHFKTGETISLSRRIIALFILMTIADICDQYIDYQDKLYANENGRLEFRGDNWGALWPGTCKPGLWMNAASRLAVLYNLILREEELYMQERNKMGETIRLDRDEEIKLVIPPVFNYCTKVLDPNEQIAARDLYWEAICSDDRKDRDWEKVEKVLLESIKKNPFVGEPHLALTQVYLNMERYEEAKKEAEEGLKLLLEWGISWDKRMTWEVWVSWGRVMLDKAKENEWPHSAAGITNLGLVK